ATGCTCTCCTAATCTCACGTGAACGAAGGAACAGAAAATTATTTCGCGGGAGTAACATCTAGTGTTGACAACAACCAGCTAGATGCATTAAAAAAAGGCAGAGCTATAGAATCGCAACATTTTGATTAAATTGTATGTCTTTTCGTAGGACTTCTAAGTCATCTAGACTGAGTGAACccattttttgataaatttcttctccaattaTCCCATTTCTAACTTCTGTTTCTTCAACTCTATCTTCTTCGCCAAACTTGTCAACAATTGCACTCATGATCTGATTCAATCTTTTACtattttcatcttcatcataTTGTGCCATTTGCAATTACCGCAAGATGTTACCAAACTTTAAAATTATTTACCAATGTTCAtatgcttcttttctttatagtAATGTAAGAGTGTTGAGTGTTGCGCTCtcaaataattttgagtctcTGTTGGTAGACAAATGAAGAGGCAATGGTACCAAACCTGACTTCCAATGGCTGCAACCGGAGCATTATACCTGAAGAATTAAATGCTCTACCAAATCTAAGGTTCCTTCGTGTTAAAGGCATTGATTTTTCTGGCGACTTTGAGAATCTTGTTTCGAAGTTATGTTGGCTTTCTTGGAAAGTGacacataataaattttatgccaagaattttcattttgttagcTTAGTCGTGCTAGACCTTTCAAGGAGCAATATCGAAAATGACTGGGGTGGATGGAGCCAATTCCAGGTACGCCTTCTCTAATCATCGTAATAATTGACCAAGAAGAGCATTGTATGGATAGAGAGtccatgtcttctttctttctatcttcaCCAATCATGCATCCACTATGTATATTGGTTTCGTGCTCTCCTGATCTCACTCGAATCTAggaacataaatatttttgcgAGAGTAACAAAGGAGAGGAAGCTATAGaatcacatcattttttttttaattccataTCTTATTGTATGACTTCTAGATCATCTAAACCGAGTAAACCCATTTGTTGATAAATttctgctttttatttttatttttggtaaagaacttctgctttttttttttcccacaaaCTTGTCAACAATTGCACTCATAATCTTATTCAATCTTctaccattttcttcttcatcaaattgtGCTATATGCTATTATCACAAGATTTTATCGAATTATTAAAGAGAGGGTAATTAGGTTAACCTTCCCTCCGGATATGTACCCGAGATGCTTGATgcgactcattcattttaattcaatttttttctccaacagatgaccaagaaattgaaagttctggaTTTAACGAGTTGCATGAAGTTGACGAGTTCACCCGACTTCTCTAACTTCATGTCTTTGGAGATCTTAATACTTGCTGGGTGTGTCAAGTTGATCACAATTGACTGCTCCATCAGTAAGCTTGAGCTCCTGAAAACTTTGAATATCAAGGGTTGTCCGCTTCTCCGGAAGCTGCCCGCTCTGCATTCTTTGACGCAGATTGTCAGGGACCGAGATACTCGACTTATTGAAAGGCTCCAAATGCGGCAACAAGAGAGGTTCTTACGGCACTCTGGGGGACGGATATGTGGAGGAGCACTAGACGCCACGACGGTTCCGCGAGTACGTGCGTGCCTCCAGCTCCTCCGAAccaaaagaaggggaaaagaaaaaaagatgcttCTGGAGGCACTTGACAATCTgaaattttggtcaaatattaCATTAGGAGTGGACCCTGAAATCAGTCAAAGCTTCCAAAGTCTATTGAtccgtttgtttcatgaaaaacgTGAAGTCCGTGAAAAATATTCAGGAAGTCCCCAGAGCCCGGTGCACATGCCCGGGCTTTAGCTCAGGGTCATAGAACTCGAAAGGCACAGCTCATGTATAGAAAGATAAACCCGTGCAAATGAGATTGGAGCTCGTTTCCTCGTCGATGAACACCCCAAACCACCACCGCGGCAAGCAAAAtccggaaataaaaagaaaaaaatgggtcaCCTGCAATCACCAGGTAAAAGTCCAGAAAATCATATTTCATTACTAATGAATCAACCGGTAGCATACAAACAACACTGAAATGTCTTCGGATTGAACCAAAAATAGGCATCATCTCACTTACATTTCTCTAAGACATTTCGTCGAACAGCTTATGAGCATATCGGTGAGGATTCTATATACAACGTAGTGGTAATATTTCCATCTAATAACATCTCATCAACAAAGATTCAGgccaaaacattaaaaaaaagcTTCAATATCAGTCAGATTTCATCTGGGTCCTGGGTACCCACACCCCCCTCGCTTCAGCTCTCCATCACCttcaatttctgatttttaatTCACTTTGAGGATTCAAAGAAGGAAGGAACGAAACCGACctctctcatcctcatcttgagagaaaaagagatctctgctagagagagagatgagcaagAAGGCAGAGAGGCGGAAAGGGAAGACGTGCGGGGCGGGGGAGCGAGCCAAAATCATTTTGCCCTCTATTTTATAAAGCCATGAAAGATATTTTCCTTGCCCAGTTTACTTTTACTATGCCGAGCAccgaaaaattcgaaaaatattttttctaaaagataCTTCTCACGAAATAATCGGAATTTAAGTTCTTCGTAAAGAACAACAACAGTTCTTTTTGTGGCTAAATTTTTGGTAGATTTGGAAATATATATAAGaggaatatttcgtcaatcgcTGTACAAATTATTATCCATTttaggacccaaaaaaaaaaaaaaaaaacaaagaagtcGCGGACCGCTTTTTTTGTTTCAGAGTAAAAGATTTGTACTTCATGTAATAGTAGTTACATTATAATTCATTCCCCAAAATTCATTTGCACCACATTTTAATAATCAGTTAATGTTTTGCCTGATACTTGTTTGAACTAATTTTAGATGGATTAATCGTGCTGTCAAGGATATCTTTAAACCACCAGAAGAGAGCACTTAAGGAAGTGTACCGGGAGAGAGAAGTAATTAGTTTAAGAGAGATATTACATATAATAGAGGCatttcccttcattttttttatatccctCACGATTGTGCATATATCAAGAATATGTAATCTCtctttgattgtgcatatcatTGAATGTTCGTAATTGATTATTTCGTTACCTTAAATAGTCGTATAATAAAGTTTATAAATAGGTCCGTGTATAACAGagagaaatatataaaaattacacAATTCTCTCTTCATGCATATTTCTTATCTAGAGTATATAGATAAATAAAGATATTTATGATGCTATCCGATATTTATCTTTACTATTTTAAAAAGTTTCTACTTTTTCTCATAGCATGTCACTATGATATATCTTTAAAAATGACATCATATATGGAACTTTCggataaaaattcgaaattgaaaTCCTTATTTGAATTTATGTAGGCGAGATAATGAGGTGAAGGAtagctgttgacacctcaatttttagtatgtttattttattaattaagtttttatttcttttattttttagataataaataacaaataacaaaaacaacaaaaagaaaagaaaaacaaaagcagcccccccattttcttcacgtgggctcgtgcggcttggccccacccccttccttcttcttcttccctcttcttcttcctcgctccttctTTCTCCGCCTCGTAGTtcacgcgcggtggccggcgacgcgcgcgaaggacggcctacggccgagggagtaggccgacgtcggccggagaggataagatcatGCGCCATTAATGCCGAGCGAGCTTcgctggaaagctcgatgggacaccggttcggccgagcggaaccggtgggtaaGCCGGAGGCCGGcaccgagcccctccgtcgaccggagttccttcgcctataaataggtggccgcaagcatcgtcggagggcatcgcaagcttggagatcttcccccgagagacttcgggggaggaatcgacgagcggcgagagagctcgagttgtGAGCTCGGCCCACCCTCCACCAGAGACTtcgggaaggccggcggcgaaCAACCGAGAGGGTcggatccggccggtggaggctcggatttGGCTGAGTGAGAGGAATCGGAGGAGGAAAGGTCGGATTCGAGGGGAAAGGAGGTGCCATCGACGCTGCCCGACGCCATCCCCCGCCAAGCCGAAAGCTCCCGACCACCCGACGCCGTCACTGCACCGGATCGCCACTGTTTTCGACACCCCACTTTGTCGTTGCAGTCCTTCCACGCGCCGTCGACCGTCCACGCCGAAACTCCGGTCGGCCGCGTGCCGTTGTCACCCTCCGACGCGTGCGTCGCTGCCATCTCTTACCCTCGAGATGAAAGCGCCGGATCGAGGAGGATCCACGAGATCTGGCCACCGTGACACGCCGTCGCCACCGTTCGCCGTCCAAGCTGCCGTTCACGAGCAGGTAGtgctaccgccgccgccgccgtcgccgtcgtcgtcgccatAGCCTCCCCCTCCACGGTTCAACCGCCGTCGCCATcgtccgtcgccgccgccgtcaccgTCGTCCCCGCGGTTGTGCCTCGGCCCTCTCCccctcggcgccgcggattcgcaaaccctagggtttgcgatttccgGGTCACGAAGCGGATCCGGGTTTGGAAAGCGGGTAGGGTTTCCGCGATTTAAGGGGCGGCGGAAACCGGGTCGGGAGTTGGGTCGgacccgggtagggtttcgctagGAACCCGGcccgtcgggccgggccgggcgtccccaaacgcccggccacggcgtcgttttaacaaaaatagaaaaaccaaataaaaaagatgaaaatccgagtcgggcccgcgttgcgggcccgtccGCATTGGAGTCGccggccgggtcggacccaacccgcggatccgacccgggtcggttttattttattattttaatataaaataataaatattttattttcaaaaaaaaatcaaaagtattttattttcaaaaaaatgttttaatttccagaaaatcgaaaaaatattaaaaaatgtcgaaaaatgttttattttctaaaaaaatcgagaaaaatcaaaaaataatttattttccaaaaatattaaaaaaatattaaaaaaacattttattttccgaaaaaaaaaaaaaatcaaaaatatttcatattttccaaaaaatgccaaaaatccaaaaaaagccaaaaattcatgaaaaagccaaaaattcagaaaaagccaaaaagacttgtattttcccaaaaataccaaaaataccaaaaaaatcccttttatgtccaaaaaatgagaaaatactcaaaaaaatgttttcctcccaaaaatgcatggaaaatccctcgaacatccaaaaacctcggggtttaaacaagattaggtaccgaaagggcattagtgattaactagtgtaatcaagtccccgatcctaatttctcacggttgcgcagagtgagcatttctcccgatacttcacttgggtttctaatcaacccaccccaaatcgattagtggcgactccattttaaaaattgatttataggttaaaaacttaaactattaaagtcgtgaattggtggacttgggagagtccgggcttaataaattcagccgagccattagcttCCTTAGGctctcgtacccgattgcggcgccaaagaaaaaaaagaggtcgcgacagcttggcgactccgctggggattttgaggacttaggccattttgtcttgtttaaattctttactgacttgggtttttttctttgtgcaggtcaaaagtttagaaatttattttaattttgcttaaaatagattatcttgtgatgataaactgttgtgcatgctttactgttttaaacactacacatggcacacacaacccggccgccggacctgggccgccataagatttctaggatggtgttaagaaagatacgacctcgaacgcgagactgcgatgtagaggttgcctttcttttcccgaatttcttagccgaggttaagggggtatgttgctaacgcgagactgcgacgggcggatacctttttaatttcatcaagccttctaagttagaaatcgagccgcacgtcccatgTGCATGTccttgtgcttgccattttatttaaaagcaaagtgatttctttactgttactcagtctttttatttggcccatggcaatttaggataagcttttcaagtcccagtttatatgcgatggggaaagacgatatccagttcattcctactcccaaggcggagctcttcGGATGGTGGGGTCGTTAGATCGGTTTGCCCAAGAGcgtgtgaaggccaaagtcggtcatctcctatcattGATCCAAATCCTTTGTTCGccctgaagtcatacaagccatggcacatttctggtgcccgaagacagttatttttatattcggtaggtttgagctaaccccaaccctggaagaatacagcatcatcactggaatgcctcttgagaaaaagctcgtCAAACCATCAACAGGTGCCCTCCCATGGCACGGGTTGGCGCGACTTTTAGGaactgaaatccatgtcatgaggcaaattcttgaaaacaaccataaaACCTGCCCACtggaatttatgaatgcatgtttccaaaatcagcctatgacccgaagaaaagtgaaattttcctcCTAGCCTTTTCGGActcatcatcttcccccatcaaagaaatgccataactcccaagatggcatggatagttgatcaaatcttaagaggggggaattatgtcaacatgattttaactgaaacattcttgtcctttaatcgttttaaagacaactcggagaaaatcatgcgagcctctcctgaaattttacaagtctggttcttttctcacttaAGCGAATTTCGGAACTTTATGCGATCGtctgaaacaaatgcttttgaaaatccattacaaaaatttatggttctagGACCATAcgttcccaatcaaagctgtttaaattgggtaaatttcctaagaaacccagctcctgaggcattccaatggtgtgctggttggttccatgaaaagagagctcgctttgctTTCATACGCACCCGCCCAATTccattgctcggcctcaccggcgccattcCCTATTACCCGTATCGAgtagcacgacaatatggagcccttcaggagatcccacCGCCTTTCAAGAGGATGATCCCTCCAGTTCTTTTCAATACAAGCCGTGACTACGAATTCGAAGTTTCTACCGCTCGGGAAACttgggacaagtgccatcgcaaaggATCGTGGTacgaagggcttgagggagaagaaaaagcccaccacgcctccatgtcctacatccataACCATCGCATCCCGAAAAGATGGAAGCCATTAGTCCCTCACTCGATCGGCGGAGCAGCCAGCACGAGCAAGCGAGCTCATGGAGaaggatttgggaatggactggatgcacacctcagagccAGCCCAAGGAAGCAACCATTCTCGCAAGAGcaaggctccccgtcgcatataaattggcaatcatgtgccccttagtattaatagtgtgaaagtttcgtcccattgtttagggacttttgtttaatatctagtatttcattctatcatttcaatttcaagttttagatgtcaGAAGTCTGCAgtctataaaatcctcttttgataaataaaaaaagcagttagaccattgccatgggtcaatctttgtttactttcatgctcATTCATTGTCTTCGCAACAAGCAGGTAACTATGAATCGTCGGCCACCAATCGCccgcgaatggcctcatgcaataggacccgatcagaatgatgtacaaaatcgtctcattaacattgaagacggcgtgggacagatgtccattgtccttcaacaactctcgagacaaatgaaatccactcaagctgagcccaactctGTAGTTGCATTaaacaccgtcatgacacccgtaaatttgccagaaaatggccagtaccatagacagtttgaaaggatcatgaaaaagttaagccagctgCATGAacagaatcccatggacctgtccaattacGCCGGCGTTGAGATTCCTGAAgagctcaaagcacctgaatgtgaaaggtatgctgatacctcccgcccagagacctacttgcaggcctacctggttagaaggatgattcaatcgtaccaatcgagcttgactggccctgccttgcgatggtacattatcaggaagattagtccccttaaaacctggagggaactaattcatgtttttcaccaagagtataatcTTGACATCACCCTACCCTACGAAGAGccgatgatcgcggagcacgaggaatcgttagtcgctgagataggagaagagcatgtcaatgaagccttgcatgataaatgggcagctgaacaacaccttgttcttggaaaatttctcactaggaaaggcaaggagcctttgtacgagatcaaagacacgaGAACCTATTCAAGACCGGGGCACATTTGGACAActcccaagcttactccaagagctagggtccaaagaataccaacccctatcaacttgGAAAGTGAATCAGATAGTGAAACtttaatgtctctcacttcccttgacaAAATCAAGCTGGCAAAAtgaagggccttactcaaagGTGGACCggaagccaagaaaagaaagcctaagcaaatCAATCAGCATTCGccgacgagccaccgcaccaaagcttcgagcattcccaagaatacaacCACTTTGAAGACTTCCCGGCCGGCCcagaatacaatcccaaggacttccagcgttatttcgacaatggCGACGATTCATCATATAAGCTGTTTTCTACTCTCATCCAGGGATGAAGGCCCAtcgaagaggaagcatacgtctttatccgctacgatcctaacgaagtactaagcttgtcctctgaccatgaggatagcttcaatactttatcCTCATTCGGGAATTTcgaccaagaagaaagcaatgggggtaatctcggtagaatccaactcccctgaaacagaaaaattcaccactacaacagatatgcagtgggaaaaccagtggcctaaccaagacATACCAGGCTCGTCTTGCCCTCATAGGATCCTGACCTCTGgagagatgtggatacctaatctccgcaagtataacggcacGACTTGCCCGTGGCCCACTTACGGTATCTCATGCTGAAATGAGTCGatactatggcccgatgtcattcacCGCTCGaggccttccaagaaagtcttacGAGTGCATTGCAATGGTTCGTCACAGCAGAcatctacctcatgagagattggaatgagttGTCTTCCGCATTCTTGCTTCAGTATCAAAGCCAGATTGGAACTAAAGTGTCTTGTCAGAACTTAGTTCACttcagaagaagaccaatggaggatttccgagcatatgcaaggaggtgggagacttttatgatgcaaacttaccctcaattggctgaagaagaaatgataaagctatTCATAGGGTTTTACCTcgcaagcatcgttgttggttgtatgggttgcatttccatagcttcaatgaagtggtcctctcatgtgaatacttcgagtctattggaggcgaggaactcaaaggcgCTTGATTTCAGAACCAACACTATCAAGGCACTCCTTTAcacaggagttttcatgggttttacttgtttttgtaattatatgtttcttatcttatctagtgtgctacggttgtattttccattccaagtactctattgtacagttataatattttgttttaagagcatgaggcggtaccccaaaccagcccggtgatgctatccaaccatgaaaaaaaatatatcaccCAAGGaaaatactgagggctgggcttcctcatgctttttctcccccaaagacgtattttgaaaaaaatatttcatcacccaaaagcttttgttaaaacaagatgataaatttaatcatgtttgtctttctgacccactcacttcatgtctcagaagatcattcccgtcccctttgatttagtgtgacgggggcatttgaagcaagcacattaTGTGAACTCACCGAATTCAATGACACCCTCCCAAGAAAGCaggggcaaacagaaaggatcatcacgtttcaaaatggtaagtcctattccctgaacataatgtcgaaaatgacatcctctctcttccatctacaGGAAATGAAAGataggacgtaataggtacaggcatacAATTGGAATCAAGCCATTCCCAAGAGCTCTGTACACTCCACCTTgctcctgcccaactccttcacaagccAGAGCAATATCCTTTCCCCACAATGTGCCTAAGCAACCCGATCTTTGTGGTTTCATCAACGGGACTTCCAGCTTCGACAAGCCCgaagcacaaggaagggatctcttctctttctttgaattggctctTTTGTCAACGAAAGAAATCCAGACAGTTGAAGCGGTCTctagcccctattcaaaatgaggacctagaaaccTAACTTCTTATGcagacgcatgctctcgcaagaagtaattgccattagagaattggaggttttgattgtccatctcagattccatagaagcttgaggtacatgacttttgcccaatgatgctatagttaaagacagaaggagaaattccacagaaggaaggcgttgaagatgaatcaacgaccagcaatcatgcatatatatggtcacaagtgaggaaggccaatcaaaagaaatgtcaaactatgccaagacgaaaaggctgtcatcgacattcaaacatcattaggaatcaacaaatacaaactttggagaagggtaatttggtatcgtttccaatactcccactatctaaattcacttttgacgtattttccctatttgacagggagcatcacaactcaagaaccaaactcaatggttaggcaaatcaatattggccaagttaatacatggaaatgacccacatcaaattcacctggcttcgtgtaaaagacatgtcatctaggagccaattcaaagaataattgacctaacgaagcgagtgacataggacttcgtgtccccatctcacttcaagttcacccaatcatctgcaaaccagtgaagggtaaagttgtatcgattccacttattcgactcttgaaagagttcatgactaacacattccctcttgtttgttgcaggatcacctgactgacaaaagcaaggataacgaatcaatgagaagcatgtcttgtttgttgcgggATTACTCGACtatcaaaaacaaagataataaatcaatgagaggcatgacaaactctccctaAGCGAAATGGCGTCTTgagtaatcgccaaagcaaatgacagaaaatcttcgggcctcaactcacatttgattttggccggactaattgatctacttgtacatcttctcttctgcaggggcaaaatcagagatgcccgatcagattcccgaccccgactgatcattcatgtgtcatattcctaatcaatagggacaatcaTCGACatccatttgcgaataacccttttgatgttcaaaatctaacatatttggaaacaccattatgttatcccctaaagttgtcaataagGTCTTTtgcgagtcaaaaccattcacttgttttgaagagttcaaactccatcatattcgaaatgttgcatgtcgtttccagatgaattacgcatgatgattttgtctgtctaagtcactgattccactaaggattatcagaatagacagctaagtgaagaatacaagattgattgagcatgctTTGGATGAGGTGCGTcgagaatgatgaaaggcaagccatatcctacacacaagTCCCTCacctatacacttgtgagatgagtgcagaagattccatggctgctgggtaaagagttctctcgcgaatggtacgataaccaaaatagtgagaggcattccatcgctcacccccaTTGAGCCctatacattggtgaagcttctctcatacccccgtcaagaacaacccctacaCCGGGGCAGATTAGAAGCGAaacagcatcacaaggtgagaagagagatagaaattttcttgctcgcacttgcatcaatctttgggtgtctttattacatatgaacactcacgttaatttaagtgccctagagtcatgaagagcaattctttctttacgaacttgtattcattgtacaacccaagtgagtctgtaattttaccctcacatcaaGATAAAGCAAAAGTTATTATAGCATGAGCGccagttgaagatgaagactcaagagtctaataacggtgcttcgattaaGCTTGCCAAGATCaactctcaagcaacaagaatgaaaaaagcaggggcataaaaaagcggtgtactggtaaaagcaaggtcaatgcccatatttgaagaacttggaataaaaaaataagggcatgaaaaagcagcgtgcagtaaaagcaaggccaatgccctccggtaaaaaaaaaaaaaaaaaaaaatacagccaagaaaatgttgctgttgtggtccatagaacct
This genomic stretch from Eucalyptus grandis isolate ANBG69807.140 chromosome 3, ASM1654582v1, whole genome shotgun sequence harbors:
- the LOC120291487 gene encoding disease resistance protein RPP4-like, translating into MVPNLTSNGCNRSIIPEELNALPNLRFLRVKGIDFSGDFENLVSKLCWLSWKVTHNKFYAKNFHFVSLVVLDLSRSNIENDWGGWSQFQMTKKLKVLDLTSCMKLTSSPDFSNFMSLEILILAGCVKLITIDCSISKLELLKTLNIKGCPLLRKLPALHSLTQIVRDRDTRLIERLQMRQQERFLRHSGGRICGGALDATTVPRVRACLQLLRTKRRGKEKKMLLEALDNLKFWSNITLGVDPEISQSFQSLLIRLFHEKREVREKYSGSPQSPVHMPGL